One window of the Prionailurus bengalensis isolate Pbe53 chromosome E1, Fcat_Pben_1.1_paternal_pri, whole genome shotgun sequence genome contains the following:
- the RCVRN gene encoding recoverin, which yields MGNSKSGALSKEILEELQLNTKFTEEELCAWYQSFLKDCPSGRITRQEFQSIYAKFFPEADPKAYAQHVFRSFDANSDGTLDFKEYVIALHMTSSGKTNQKLEWAFSLYDVDGNGAISKNEVLEIVMAIFKMISPEDAKNLPEDENTPEKRTEKIWGFFGKKDDDKLTEEEFIEGTLANKEILRLIQFEPQKVKEKLKEKKP from the exons ATGGGGAACAGCAAAAGCGGGGCCCTGTCCAAGGAGATCCTGGAGGAACTGCAGCTGAACACCAAGTTCACAGAGGAGGAGCTGTGTGCCTGGTACCAGTCCTTCCTGAAGGACTGTCCCAGCGGCCGCATCACGCGACAGGAGTTCCAGAGCATCTACGCCAAGTTCTTCCCCGAAGCCGACCCCAAGGCCTACGCCCAGCATGTGTTCCGAAGCTTCGACGCCAACAGCGACGGCACCCTGGACTTCAAGGAGTATGTCATCGCCCTGCACATGACCTCCTCGGGCAAGACCAACCAGAAGCTGGAGTGGGCCTTCTCCCTCTACGACGTGGACGGCAACGGAGCCATCAGCAAGAACGAAGTGCTGGAGATCGTCATG GCTATTTTCAAAATGATCAGTCCCGAGGATGCGAAGAACCTTCCAGAGGATGAAAACACCCCAGAGAAGCGAACCGAGAAGATCTGGGggttctttggaaagaaagatgATG ACAAACTCACGGAGGAAGAGTTCATCGAGGGGACCCTGGCCAATAAGGAAATCCTGCGACTGATCCAATTTGAGCCtcaaaaagtgaaggaaaagttAAAGGAGAAGAAACCCTGA